From a region of the SAR202 cluster bacterium genome:
- a CDS encoding thiamine pyrophosphate-binding protein, translating into MSKMSGGEALVNSLVREGVEVIFGLPGVQMYGVVSAIKENPAIKMIVPRHEQATTYMADGYARASRGIGVAMVVPGPGLYNAAAGLSTAYSVSSQVLMIAGQIPRATIGKNLGGLHEVNDQLETIKPVTKFQKRIMNLKDIPDSMAEVFSELRNGHPRPVEVEMPPETMVEKDEVELYEPAPQLRVAASDESIETAAKLIIDAKNPIIYAGTGVVRSQAEEELIQLTESTNIPVINSAGSKGVISDDHKHSLGSSLSGKGPIKDLVESSDLIIVLGSRFALRNPAGDGCQIIHLDIDPEETKILEGRIQKSVTSVNGDAKLSIQKLTDKIKSMGGTSLNSPGEMVAKIREQVTSGDQITEPQNSILDSLRAGMPKETITVWDMTQMGYYSRAFWKTYYTSTYIDSGYSGNLGYAYPTALGAKVAKPDVPVVSISGDGGFMYNVQELSTAVKYGINTVAVVFNDNHYGNVRRDLEEDWTGDYGTEFVNPNFVQMAESFGALGIKVTDPNKVGDAIAEAIAAERPALIDVDMIDTAKLPRPFVGKAAWAIPHEDLLP; encoded by the coding sequence ATGTCAAAAATGTCCGGCGGTGAAGCACTTGTAAATTCTTTAGTTCGAGAAGGAGTCGAAGTTATTTTTGGGCTACCTGGCGTTCAGATGTATGGTGTGGTATCAGCTATTAAAGAAAACCCAGCTATAAAAATGATAGTTCCTCGACATGAACAAGCAACAACTTATATGGCAGACGGTTATGCTAGAGCAAGTAGAGGGATTGGTGTTGCAATGGTTGTGCCAGGTCCAGGTCTCTATAATGCTGCTGCTGGTTTATCAACTGCTTATTCAGTATCATCACAAGTATTAATGATTGCAGGTCAAATACCACGAGCCACTATAGGGAAAAATTTAGGTGGACTCCATGAGGTAAATGACCAACTAGAAACAATAAAGCCTGTCACAAAATTTCAAAAAAGAATAATGAATTTAAAAGATATTCCTGATTCAATGGCTGAAGTTTTTTCTGAATTAAGAAACGGGCACCCTAGACCAGTAGAAGTAGAAATGCCACCTGAAACTATGGTTGAGAAAGATGAAGTCGAATTATATGAACCTGCACCTCAACTCCGTGTTGCTGCCTCTGATGAATCAATTGAAACAGCTGCAAAATTAATCATCGATGCTAAAAATCCAATAATCTATGCTGGAACAGGAGTGGTTAGATCTCAGGCAGAGGAAGAATTGATTCAACTTACGGAATCTACAAACATTCCAGTTATAAATAGTGCAGGATCCAAAGGTGTAATTTCAGATGACCATAAACATAGTTTAGGTTCTTCATTAAGTGGAAAAGGACCAATAAAAGATTTAGTGGAGAGTTCTGATTTGATAATAGTTCTAGGTTCAAGATTTGCTCTAAGAAATCCAGCCGGTGATGGTTGTCAAATAATACATCTTGATATTGATCCTGAAGAAACAAAAATACTTGAGGGTCGAATACAAAAATCTGTAACATCTGTCAATGGCGATGCCAAACTATCTATACAGAAATTAACAGATAAGATAAAGAGTATGGGGGGGACTTCGTTAAATTCGCCTGGAGAAATGGTTGCAAAAATACGAGAACAGGTAACCTCTGGGGACCAAATTACAGAACCTCAAAATTCAATTTTAGATTCTTTACGTGCAGGAATGCCAAAAGAAACAATTACTGTTTGGGACATGACTCAAATGGGGTATTATTCGAGGGCATTTTGGAAAACTTACTACACTTCTACATATATTGATTCAGGTTATTCTGGAAATCTAGGTTATGCTTATCCAACTGCACTAGGTGCAAAAGTCGCTAAACCAGATGTACCAGTAGTATCTATTTCTGGTGATGGAGGTTTTATGTATAACGTCCAAGAATTATCAACAGCTGTAAAATATGGAATCAATACTGTTGCTGTTGTGTTTAACGATAATCATTATGGAAATGTACGAAGAGACTTAGAAGAAGATTGGACTGGAGATTATGGGACCGAATTTGTGAATCCAAATTTTGTTCAAATGGCTGAATCATTTGGGGCTCTTGGTATTAAAGTTACTGATCCAAATAAAGTTGGTGATGCTATTGCTGAGGCAATTGCTGCTGAACGACCTGCACTAATAGATGTAGATATGATTGATACAGCTAAATTACCAAGACCATTTGTTGGCAAGGCTGCATGGGCAATTCCTCATGAGGATCTTTTGCCATAA
- a CDS encoding flavin reductase family protein codes for MKINPKTFEGFNRVLTGVVVPRPIAFVSTISNSGNVNLSPYSFFNAVSYDPPLIIFSSSKFTSDGKLKDSLSNIEQNGEFVVNIVNENIVEAMNKTAAEYPEDVNEFDVANLTQIDSDLVKPPRLSESPVNMECKLERIITLGTEAHPQGLVIGEIIQLHIDDEIISGHRINHEKLKPVGRLAGNMYTHTYDVFELMRPSYEG; via the coding sequence TTGAAAATAAATCCAAAAACATTTGAAGGCTTTAATCGTGTATTAACTGGAGTTGTAGTACCTCGCCCTATAGCCTTTGTTTCAACTATTTCAAATTCAGGAAACGTAAATCTGTCTCCGTATTCTTTTTTCAATGCTGTATCTTATGATCCTCCATTAATTATTTTCTCTTCCTCCAAATTTACTTCAGATGGGAAATTGAAAGATAGTTTATCTAATATTGAGCAAAATGGTGAATTTGTCGTCAATATAGTTAATGAAAATATAGTAGAAGCAATGAATAAAACTGCAGCAGAGTATCCTGAAGATGTTAATGAATTTGATGTTGCTAATCTTACACAAATTGATTCTGATTTAGTTAAACCTCCTAGATTAAGTGAGAGTCCAGTGAACATGGAATGTAAATTAGAGAGAATTATAACTCTTGGAACTGAGGCTCATCCACAAGGATTAGTTATTGGAGAAATTATTCAGTTGCATATTGATGATGAAATTATTTCAGGTCATAGAATTAATCATGAAAAACTAAAACCAGTTGGTAGATTGGCAGGAAATATGTATACCCATACATATGATGTTTTTGAATTAATGAGACCAAGTTATGAAGGGTAG
- a CDS encoding pyridoxal phosphate-dependent aminotransferase — protein MNLAKRMERLGTETAFEVLAKARKLEQEGKNIVHLEIGEPDFETADHIKNAAIEALNGGFTHYVPSAGILEVRESISKNIYNTRQVNYNPDQIIITPGAKPIMFFTILALAEPDFEVVFPDPGFPIYESMINFCGGKAVPMPLRGNLNYHPDIEELETLINDRTRLLILNSPNNPCGSVLNKEETEAIVALVEKFPNLYVLSDEVYKDIIYTGQHLSVSQYESIKDRVIILDGLSKSYAMTGWRLGYGAFPEELVPHITKLAVNSVSCTSAFSQMALIAALEGDQSGVVSMVEEFSRRREVIVSGLQNINGIKCPNPEGAFYVFADITNTGITSSEFETKSLQEAGVAVLSGTAFGSYGEGFIRLSYANSIENINIAIDRLNNMVNSL, from the coding sequence ATGAACCTTGCTAAAAGAATGGAACGACTAGGTACTGAAACTGCATTTGAAGTTTTAGCAAAAGCTAGAAAATTAGAACAAGAAGGTAAAAATATAGTTCATTTGGAAATAGGTGAACCTGATTTTGAAACAGCTGATCATATAAAAAATGCAGCTATAGAAGCTTTAAATGGAGGATTTACTCATTATGTTCCATCTGCAGGAATATTAGAGGTACGGGAATCTATTTCAAAAAATATTTATAATACAAGGCAGGTTAATTATAACCCAGATCAAATCATTATTACTCCCGGTGCAAAACCCATCATGTTTTTTACAATTCTTGCATTAGCAGAACCTGATTTTGAAGTGGTATTTCCAGATCCTGGATTCCCTATTTATGAATCGATGATAAATTTTTGTGGTGGCAAAGCTGTACCTATGCCATTACGTGGAAATCTCAACTATCATCCTGATATAGAAGAACTAGAGACTTTGATTAATGACAGAACAAGATTACTCATTCTTAACTCCCCTAATAACCCATGTGGCTCAGTCTTAAATAAAGAAGAAACCGAAGCTATCGTAGCTTTAGTTGAAAAGTTCCCTAATTTATATGTACTATCCGATGAAGTTTATAAGGATATTATTTATACGGGACAACATTTAAGTGTTTCACAGTATGAAAGTATTAAAGATAGAGTAATCATTCTTGATGGTCTTTCAAAAAGCTATGCAATGACAGGTTGGAGATTAGGTTATGGTGCATTTCCTGAAGAATTGGTACCACATATTACTAAACTGGCAGTAAATAGTGTTTCTTGCACAAGTGCTTTTTCTCAAATGGCCCTTATTGCAGCATTAGAGGGAGATCAATCAGGAGTAGTAAGCATGGTTGAAGAATTTTCTCGTAGACGTGAAGTAATAGTATCTGGTCTTCAAAATATCAATGGTATTAAATGTCCAAATCCTGAGGGCGCCTTTTATGTTTTTGCAGATATAACCAACACAGGTATTACAAGCAGCGAATTTGAAACCAAATCTTTACAAGAAGCTGGAGTTGCTGTTCTCTCTGGTACAGCATTTGGAAGTTATGGAGAAGGATTTATACGACTTTCATACGCAAACTCTATAGAGAATATTAATATTGCTATTGATCGATTAAACAACATGGTAAATTCTCTTTAA
- a CDS encoding LLM class flavin-dependent oxidoreductase codes for MKLGVSLSGMCQQPVGTDMIQNFKNIVTYSKKAQELGFDLVYQGQHYLTHPYQQLQTIPLLSRLSAEIEGMGIVGTLVIPLHQPVDLAERVATIDVLTGGKFHLGCALGYRDQEYDSFGIDPKKRVARFLECLDIAQKLWTQGKVTYDGKFFQLNDVEAMLKPIQKPHPPIWIAANHDNAIKRAARRGYSWYVNPHAGYETIKRQIELYHETAENADSGAPKKLPIMREVFVHDDRKTAFTEANKFLGGKYEAYSQWGQDKALPEDDEFSDEFVELAKDRFVIGNPEDCVQDLLKYKELGMEYGIFRMMYPGMSLNSGMQLLETFASKVMPHIK; via the coding sequence ATGAAATTAGGAGTTTCTTTAAGTGGTATGTGCCAACAACCAGTTGGGACAGATATGATTCAAAATTTTAAAAATATTGTTACTTACTCTAAAAAAGCCCAAGAGCTAGGATTTGATTTGGTGTATCAAGGTCAACATTATTTAACACATCCATATCAACAATTACAAACAATACCGTTACTTTCAAGGTTATCAGCCGAAATCGAAGGTATGGGTATTGTCGGAACACTTGTTATTCCATTACATCAACCTGTAGATTTAGCAGAAAGAGTAGCAACTATTGATGTGTTAACTGGAGGTAAGTTCCATTTAGGATGTGCGTTAGGGTACCGTGATCAAGAATATGATTCATTTGGAATAGATCCTAAGAAACGAGTTGCTCGATTTTTAGAATGTTTAGATATAGCACAAAAATTGTGGACTCAGGGTAAAGTTACTTATGATGGTAAATTTTTTCAACTTAATGATGTAGAAGCTATGTTAAAACCGATTCAAAAACCGCACCCACCTATTTGGATTGCAGCTAATCATGACAATGCTATAAAGAGAGCTGCTAGAAGAGGTTATTCATGGTATGTAAATCCTCATGCTGGATATGAAACAATTAAGAGGCAAATTGAACTTTATCATGAGACTGCTGAAAATGCAGATTCTGGGGCTCCTAAAAAACTGCCTATAATGAGAGAAGTGTTTGTTCATGACGATCGAAAAACTGCATTTACAGAAGCTAATAAATTTTTGGGTGGGAAATATGAAGCTTACTCGCAGTGGGGGCAAGATAAAGCATTGCCTGAGGATGACGAGTTTAGTGATGAATTTGTAGAACTAGCCAAAGACAGATTTGTTATTGGAAACCCTGAAGATTGTGTTCAAGACTTACTAAAATATAAAGAACTTGGCATGGAATATGGCATATTTCGCATGATGTATCCTGGCATGAGTCTAAATTCAGGTATGCAACTTTTAGAAACATTTGCTTCAAAAGTTATGCCTCATATTAAATAA
- a CDS encoding YceI family protein yields the protein MKIKFFPVILLFMIILSCSDNESSQIENTQKETTKIEIPTPTTTLTPVETKIPMETKVNENSVQEVATPTPNVSTEESQIKEEPVKTNVEGNLSVDIDPNSIARYIVYEQLVRWASPRDVVGETKVTEGKLVFDKDGEIIPEKSIIIVDLKNLKSDSDKRDDYIKRNALESNKYPEGIFIPETIQGLQWPFPTEGDHTFTMLGDMTVHGVTKPVEWTVQANVVNKEVKGKASTKFDFSYFDINKPDLRFILILDDELRIELDFTATVNS from the coding sequence ATGAAGATAAAATTTTTCCCAGTCATTCTACTTTTTATGATAATTCTTTCATGTTCTGATAATGAAAGTAGCCAAATAGAAAATACTCAAAAAGAAACAACTAAAATAGAGATTCCTACACCCACTACTACCTTAACACCAGTCGAAACAAAAATACCAATGGAAACAAAGGTAAATGAAAATTCAGTACAAGAGGTAGCTACACCAACACCAAATGTTTCTACTGAAGAATCTCAAATTAAAGAAGAACCTGTCAAAACAAATGTCGAAGGAAATTTATCAGTTGATATTGATCCTAATTCTATTGCTCGTTATATCGTTTATGAACAATTGGTCCGTTGGGCTTCTCCAAGAGATGTAGTGGGTGAAACAAAAGTAACTGAAGGTAAATTAGTTTTTGATAAAGATGGGGAAATTATACCTGAAAAATCAATAATTATAGTAGATCTTAAAAATTTAAAAAGTGACTCAGATAAAAGAGATGATTATATAAAAAGAAACGCACTAGAATCAAATAAATATCCTGAAGGTATTTTTATACCTGAAACAATACAAGGGCTACAATGGCCTTTTCCTACTGAAGGTGATCATACTTTCACTATGTTGGGGGATATGACTGTACATGGTGTAACAAAACCTGTTGAATGGACGGTACAAGCCAATGTTGTTAATAAAGAGGTAAAAGGTAAGGCAAGTACAAAATTTGATTTTTCATATTTTGATATAAATAAACCAGATCTAAGATTCATTTTAATATTAGATGATGAATTAAGGATTGAACTTGATTTTACAGCAACCGTAAATTCTTAA